A window from Purpureocillium takamizusanense chromosome 3, complete sequence encodes these proteins:
- a CDS encoding uncharacterized protein (EggNog:ENOG503P75Q), translated as MATAEYFVRVLNQSGQTRNYMFFNEVPEPSSSVGKIYTNVWVRSPGVASPSGRAEFDVKVANYAICGTAPKPVDYGVVVSTSDYAAVELKGKDKPGTVPVMEIVNDGPQFVAPFGTTDKDNSFGIQTKTFDPDRYSTVYCGFGKQNSKGDVVPVAVWRGFPGLQYVLTPQVTYYVGTGDYSPGTAVDITTIGTISTIDFTKALSGQTIATITHNKDGTYSGPVFDYPPKAKPYV; from the exons atggcCACCGCCGAGTATTTCGTCCGGGTCCTCAACCAGTCCGGGCAAACACGAAACTACATGTTCTTCAACGAAGTCCCCGAACCGTCATCCTCGGTTGGCAAAATCTACACCAATGTTTGGGTCCGGTCCCCTGGCGTGGCTTCCCCCTCCGGCAGAGCCGAGTTCGACGTCAAGGTCGCCAACTACGCCATCTGTGGCACGGCCCCGAAACCCGTCGACTATGGCGTGGTCGTCTCTACAAGCGATTATGCCGCGGTAgagctcaagggcaaggacaagCCCGGCACCGTGCCCGTCATGGAAATTGTCAATGACGGCCCGCAGTTTGTCGCGCCTTTTGGGACCACCGACAAGGACAATTCGTTTGGCATCCAGACCAAGACATTCGACCCGGACAGATATA GCACCGTCTACTGTGGTTTTGGCAAGCAGAACTCAAAGGGCGACGTCGTTCCCGTCGCCGTTTGGCGCGGCTTTCCTGGCTTGCAATACGTGCTCACGCCCCAGGTCACCTACTATGTTGGGACCGGAGACTACTCGCCAGGCACGGCCGTcgacatcaccaccatcggcACGATCTCGACCATCGACTTCACCAAGGCCCTGTCCGGCCAAACCATTGCCACCATCACCCACAACAAAGACGGGACTTACTCTGGCCCTGTCTTTGACTACCCCCCCAAGGCGAAGCCATACGTCTAA
- a CDS encoding uncharacterized protein (TransMembrane:1 (o139-162i)~EggNog:ENOG503PF01), producing the protein MASQGALAVPDPRHEHHDQQQQQQRGGFPPPTSSVIAARGSGTNGGGSGTNVTSSTGGDDDKSIQPEKYTFYREGTPPPPPLSDDDDGRDRGGFGPYGHHGRPGWPVVGAYEYDYTYDRVAPPAPIPVATTCGVRRRTFWIVVAIAVLLIIIGVGVGAGVGVSAAGSKDKASPTSVPSTTSSSTPSSTVTPATTASATPLPACPAANNTKYTVPRTKATFLRVCGIDYSGAGHAVELGSVWTASMQECMASCAGLPKCTGCSWGVIEGDAGSDHRCWLKGELKTSTAVRPGWDFAILQ; encoded by the exons ATGGCCAGCCAGGGGGCGCTGGCTGTGCCAGACCCTCGTCATGAACACCACgaccaacagcagcagcagcaacgcggTGGgttcccgccgccaacgtcaTCTGTGatcgcggcgcggggctcTGGCACCaacggtggcggcagcggcacgaATGTCACGTCgtccaccggcggcgacgatgacaagtCCATCCAGCCCGAGAAATACACCTTTTACCGCGAGGgaacaccgccgccgccgccgctgagcgatgatgacgatggccgcGATCGAGGAGGCTTTGGCCCTTACGGCCACCACGGGCGGCCAGGGtggcccgtcgtcggggcgTACGAGTACGACTATACGTACGACCGCGTcgctccgccagcgccgatACCGGTAGCGACGACATGTGGCGTCCGACGACGCACCTTTTGGATTGTGGTCGCTATCGCtgtcctcctcatcatcatcggcgtgggagtcggcgcgggcgtcggcgtcagcgCTGCGGGGAGCAAAGAcaaggcgtcgccgaccagcGTACCTTCTACGACGAG ttcgtcgacgcccagctccaCGGTAACACCCGCAAcgaccgcctccgcgacgccgttgccagcctgcccggccgccaacaacaccaaGTACACGGTCCCACGGACGAAGGCGACGTTCCTCCGCGTCTGCGGCATAGACTACAGTGGCGCgggccacgccgtcgagtTGGGCAGCGTctggacggcgagcatgcAGGAGTGCATGGCCAGCTGCGCGGGCCTGCCCAAGTGTACGGGCTGCAGCTGGGGCGTCATTGAGGGCGATGCGGGGAGCGACCACCGGTGCTGGCTCAAGGGAGAGCTGAAGACGAGCACGGCCGTGCGACCGGGTTGGGATTTTGCAATTCTGCAGTAA
- a CDS encoding uncharacterized protein (EggNog:ENOG503P623~COG:S): MGQVIVRRPGTMRAQKQVFATAPQGLIELLTAHLPTSLTILRRLQFAARSKPSPTGRVLFVADQNLTFDKAAPSFPSKFTVMYSDFSVSTETQMFLYSTLEDKPPMTYTAEDRAVYEEQFLAIVDELIRLRNEFDPEGTCPTAMLLGSVHADVCSILEKTGRVFPRPTGLYDKWLFRVEDLPRAESPLPQGMHWGHASYSDCEIVVSRTDIPRTAATLSKLQSSLIKLDDGTPIAWAFLGVDGSLQSVHCEAGHRRMGLAKRVAGRLLRENAEELAPDGWSCADVSADNVASRAMCKSLNGNIKPRWVVSWVLLELAETMC, translated from the exons ATGGGCCAAGTCATTGTCAGGAGGCCGGGCACGATGCGCGCACAGAAGCAGGTCTTCGCGACAGCGCCGCAAGGGCTCATCGAGCTGCTCACAGCTCATCTTCCGACGTCTTTGACAATCCTAAGACGCCTGCAATTTGCTGCTCGTTCCAAGCCCTCCCCCACCGGGCGGGTGCTGTTTGTTGCTGACCAAAACCTCACCTTTGACAAGGCCGCACCGAGTTTCCCCAGCAAGTTTACCGTCATGTACAGTGACTTTTCTGTGTCAACCGAGACGCAGATGTTCCTGTACTCGACCCTGGAAGACAAGCCCCCAATGACATACACGGCTGAGGATCGCGCCGTGTACGAGGAGCAATTTCTAGCTATCGTTGATGAGCTCATCCGCCTGCGCAACGAATTCGACCCAGAGGGCACGTGTCCAACGGCGATGCTTCTAGGCAGTGTGCATGCGGACGTGTGCTCCATCCTAGAAAAGACTGGCCGTGTATTCCCCCGACCGACCGGTTTATACGACAAGTGGCTGTTCCGGGTCGAGGACTTGCCTCGCGCCgagtcgccgctgccgcaagGAATGCATTGGGGGCACGCAAGCTACTCAGATTGCGAGATTGTGGTTTCGCGGACGGACATTCCACGCACAGC AGCGACTCTCTCCAAGCTGCAGAGTTCTCTCATAAAGCTCGATGATGGAACACCCATAGCATGGGCGTTTTTAG GCGTCGACGGATCATTACAAAGTGTGCATTGTGAG GCTGGGCATCGAAGAATGGGGCTGGCTAAAAGGGTGGCGGGAAGGCTCCTCCGTGAAAACGCGGAAGAGTTGGCTCCTGACGGCTGGTCTTGCGCGGATGTGTCTGCAGATAATGTTGCAAGTCGCGCCATGTGCAAGAGCCTGAACGGTAACATAAAGCCTCGGTGGGTTGTATCATG GGTGTTATTGGAGTTAGCTGAGACAATGTGCTGA
- a CDS encoding uncharacterized protein (EggNog:ENOG503P623~COG:S), with protein sequence MGQVIVRRPGTMRAQKQVFATAPQGLIELLTAHLPTSLTILRRLQFAARSKPSPTGRVLFVADQNLTFDKAAPSFPSKFTVMYSDFSVSTETQMFLYSTLEDKPPMTYTAEDRAVYEEQFLAIVDELIRLRNEFDPEGTCPTAMLLGSVHADVCSILEKTGRVFPRPTGLYDKWLFRVEDLPRAESPLPQGMHWGHASYSDCEIVVSRTDIPRTAATLSKLQSSLIKLDDGTPIAWAFLGN encoded by the exons ATGGGCCAAGTCATTGTCAGGAGGCCGGGCACGATGCGCGCACAGAAGCAGGTCTTCGCGACAGCGCCGCAAGGGCTCATCGAGCTGCTCACAGCTCATCTTCCGACGTCTTTGACAATCCTAAGACGCCTGCAATTTGCTGCTCGTTCCAAGCCCTCCCCCACCGGGCGGGTGCTGTTTGTTGCTGACCAAAACCTCACCTTTGACAAGGCCGCACCGAGTTTCCCCAGCAAGTTTACCGTCATGTACAGTGACTTTTCTGTGTCAACCGAGACGCAGATGTTCCTGTACTCGACCCTGGAAGACAAGCCCCCAATGACATACACGGCTGAGGATCGCGCCGTGTACGAGGAGCAATTTCTAGCTATCGTTGATGAGCTCATCCGCCTGCGCAACGAATTCGACCCAGAGGGCACGTGTCCAACGGCGATGCTTCTAGGCAGTGTGCATGCGGACGTGTGCTCCATCCTAGAAAAGACTGGCCGTGTATTCCCCCGACCGACCGGTTTATACGACAAGTGGCTGTTCCGGGTCGAGGACTTGCCTCGCGCCgagtcgccgctgccgcaagGAATGCATTGGGGGCACGCAAGCTACTCAGATTGCGAGATTGTGGTTTCGCGGACGGACATTCCACGCACAGC AGCGACTCTCTCCAAGCTGCAGAGTTCTCTCATAAAGCTCGATGATGGAACACCCATAGCATGGGCGTTTTTAG GCAACTAG